The sequence below is a genomic window from Brooklawnia cerclae.
GAGTTCGGCGGCCCGATCGAGCATCCCGCCAGGCCCGATGGGTTCGGGATTGCGTTCCGAGCACTCCCAGAAGAGCGCGTAAGTGCTGATGCCGATCCGCGGTGCGACGCTCATGCGATGGCCACCTCGTCCGCCGAGTCGGTGGTCGTGCCCTTTCGCCCGCCGCGCCGGGCGTCCACGCCCCTGAGACTGACCAGGATCAGGCCCGATATCGCCATGACTCCCCCGACGACGAACATCGGCACGATGTACCCGCCGGTCAGATCCTTGAGCCAACCCGTGATGTACCCGGCGGAGAACCCTGCGATGTTGCCCACGGTGTTGATGAGCGCGGTGCCAGCCGCCGCGGCGGCACCGGTCAGGAACTGGGTCGGCAAGGTCCAGAAGTTCGGGAGCACCGCGAAGATCGAGCACGCCGTCAGCGCGACGAAGACCATTGTCACCAAGGGGTTCCCCTGGACGAACAGGGCTGTGGGAATCGACACGGCCCCGACGAAGGCCGGGAGCACGATGTGCCACACCTTGAGTCCGTCCTTCTGGACCTTGCGCGACCACAGATAGAGGACGACCGCGGCGACGACGTAGGGCGCACCGGTGATCAGCCCCTCCTGAGTGGCCGACAGATCACCCAGCTGCTCCCGGAACCCGTTGACGATGGTGGGAAGGAAGAAGCTCAACGCGTACAACCCGTAGATGAAACCGAAGTAGACGAACGACAGCGCCCACACGCGCCCGTTCCGGAAGGTCTCGGCGAGCCCGACCTTGTGCACCGCCTCTGTCTGGGCAGCCTCCCGGGCCAACTCGCTGGTCAACCAGCCCTGCTCCTCGGAGGTCAGCCAGTGGGCCTCACCCGGGTGATCCTTAAGGATGACGAGCGCCAGGATGCCGACGACGATCGCCGGAAGGCCGACGCCGAGGAACATGACCCGCCACCCGTCGAGGCCGAAGAGGCCGTGCAACTGGATCAGCAAACCCGCCAGGGGCGCTCCGATGGCAGTGGTCAGCGGCTGCGCGATGTAGAAGAGCCCGAGGATCTTCGCCCTGTGACGCGCGGGAACCCACATCGACAAGAACAAGATCGCACCAGGGAAGAACCCGGCCTCCATGACGCCCAGGAGGAAACGCAACCAGTACAACTGCACCGCGCTTTGAACCCACGTGAAGAGCACGGCCACGATTCCCCAGGTGACCATGATGCGGGCCAACCACTTGCGGGCCCCGAACTTGTGCAGGGCGAGGTTGGAGGGGATCTCCAAGATGATGTAACCGATGAAGAACACCCCGGATGCGAACCCGAACTGCGCAGCGGACAGCCCCAGATCGTCTCTCAGCCCATGGGGTGCCGCGAACGAGATCGCCGTTCGGTCGAGGAAGTTGATGAAGAACATCAGTGCCACGAAGGGCACAAGGCGGCGCGAGACCTTTCCGATCGCCGATCTCTCAACATCCGATCTCGGCTCCTTGACGCCAGAATCCACGTTGACTCCTCAAAACTGCAGGTGTGATGCCCCGTCTCATCGACGAGCGGGACGGCTGACGGACCTCAATGCCCGACGCGAACCAGTATGGTCACGTTTCCCAGATTGGTCAACCGGTTGACCGATAGTTGCGAGAGCGATCTCTCGAAATCGCGTGTCTGGCTTACTCCGGGGTTTACCTACCCATGACGCGATTCCCGTACAGCGCTACCCCATAGCTCCCTCGCCTTTCACGATGCGTACGCGACAAGCAGGAACGACAATCCCAGGGAACCGGAACCCCCCGACGACGATCTCAGGTACGTCGATCTCATCGCACCCCGGGTTTGTCAACAGGATCTCGCCCGTCCCATCGCGAGCGGCCACAACGCCGTAGGCTCCGGTCGGCAGAAACGCTCCTAACTCGTGGATCGTCCCTCTTCGATGCCCCAGGAACCATTCGATTGCCTCACCACAGGCAGACAAATGGCCATCGGGCTCGCGGATTCCCCTCGGCCCTGAGCTCTCGTACAGGCAGACCTCCGCTACTTCCGACCCAATGAGCTGAGCGAGGCACGCTGCAGTCCAGGCACCCGCGAACGGAGTTCCCTGGCGAGCATCCGTGCTCTCCGACACATACTCCGGCCCGAAGCCAGCGAGATCAGATGGGCCGGGTCCACCCTCGCGAGTCGCGACCGCGTTCAACCTCGGACGCAGGGTGATCGGGCCGATCAACAGGGGACGCCCTTCCACCAGTTCGCGAGCACTTGCGATCACTCCCGGTATCGCGTCGACGACCTCCCGAATATGCCTCTGCTCCTGTACGTGCATCTGGGGGCTCAGAGAGAAGCAATACCCGTCGGCATCAGAGGGAAATCTATGCACGTTCCTGTTGAACTCCGCGAAGTGCCCGCATGTGCCCGCCACGAGTTCCGCTCCAAAACTTCGGTTGAGCCGCACCAGGGATCGCCACACGTCGCTCTCAGTCACCAAAGTCGAGGCGTCGAAAGCCGCCAACCGGGCGATCCGCAAGTCCGTCTGCCCGAAGAAGTCGAGAACGCTTTCGAGCCCGGCCTCGGAGCCAGCCCGCACCCGCAGGTCCAGCGGGATTCCAGCACCTCTCGTCTCCCGGCGCGCTTGCTCCGCGATGCGGCCAAGCGGGTCCCGGTCGGTGACCTCCAACACGAGGGCATCCGGAACCTCACAGCCGAGGTCGGCCGAAGGCGGGGAGTCCAGGAATCGTGTACTCGCTCCTAGATCGAAAGTCGGCAGTCCTCCCCTACCCCCATCCACGGACCTCCAAGAGCGCGGTGAGGCGGCCGATATCCGACGCCCTTCGCTCTGTGGGGCATGCCTCGCACGCGCCACGACAGATTGGGAGATCACCGCATCTTTCCGGAGCATGTACGGGAAGGGCAGACCCAAGGGGCGGTTGTAGACCTTGAAGGAGAAATCGCACCAATTGCGCTGATCTTCCATTTCGAAGGTGTCGCCCGCGAAGTCCACCTCAACGTCCACTCCGTCACGTGTCCATCGCAACCCTTTGATACCTAGACACGGTTGATAGGGCGAGACCTGGACAGGAAGACGAAGCGGGTGCGAATAGCCGTCGACGGTATCCACCGTCAGATCGGATCCCGCCAAGGTTCCCGGCAACAGAGCCACGAGGCCAGCGCGGTTCACCGCCGAATCCCGCAATGCGCGCAGGCGGAGACCAACGGACGCCCCCTGGTTTTCGATCGCAAAGCGGATCTCGGCCGTCAGATCAGCATCGTCACTCGTGAGACGCTCGACGACGGTTACCGACAGACCGTCGTCGGTCCACACCTGATCTTCAGTCTCGACGACACCGCGCAATGTGTACCAATCCGGGTCGCGCACGGCCAGACGCACCCCGTCCAGCACCCGGCTGCCATCGAACTCGATGCCGAACAACTCGCGATCGGCCAGCTTGGCAGACCATGGCCCCCACGCCAAGGGACCGTCGTCCGTCCTTGCACCCGTCGAGGCTCCAGATGCTCCGCCGGAATCAATCGCGCCTTCTTGCCCGATCTGACGTGTCACCCCAACCGAATTCATGTCAGGCAGCTATCTCCTCGAGTTCCATCCCGGGCTCCACTCTGGGGAGGAAGAACGTCGACGCAGCCTGAGCCGCCCCCAACCCGACAGCGATCACGAGCCACGTCGTCTCAAGGCTGACTACCGCGGTCAGACATGCCCAGATCAGGCTACCGAGCATGAACCCACCGACCAGCATGGCGCTCATCCAACCAACCCCGAGTGCTCGCACGCGCGTTGGGTAAACCTCCGCCTGGTAGGTGTAGCCGACCCCCGACCATGTACCGTTCGTCGCCTGGTACAGCAAGAAAATAGCCACCAGCAGCACACTGTCGCTTCCGCTGAGAAGGATCAACAACGCCAACGGAGGAATACACACAGCTGAGCCGATCAGCACGTTCCGACGGCCGTACTTCTCACCGAGCAACCCACCCACGATGTAGAAGAGGACGCCCGCCGCTCCGCCCACGAGCAGCAGCGACGCCACCCGCGCCGACGACCAGCCCTTGACCTCGGTCATCCAGTAGGCCAGATAGATGTTCGTGGCGACGTAGGACATCCCATAGAGCAGCCACGTGACAGACATCGTCACTGCCGTGCGCTTCACACCGCCCTCCTTGTCGAAGAGCTGGTAGAACTTGCCTTTGGCCAGTTCCTCGACATTGACGTTCCGCTCGCCCTGAAGCCGGGTCACCGTTTCCTCGTCGCCGCTCGCTAGGGCCTCTCGTAGCGCCTTCATGTGCAGGAACCTCGGGGACTCCCGAACCTTGCCGCGGGCGACAGCCACCAGGATCAACGGCAATACACCGAACAGGAAGACCGATCTCCACCCAAGGCCGGAGACGAGAAGGTACATGCCCGAGGCCATGAAGACACCGACCGTGTAGCCCGACTGGACGATGGAGTAAAGCATGCCGCGCCGTTTGGCCGGCACTTCTTCGTTCACGAGGGTCACTGAGACGGCCAACTCAGCGTTCGCAAAGCCGGATGCGATCGATCGGACCAGGACCAGCGTCCAGAATCCCTGCACGAAGAAGGTAAGACCGGTGAAGATGCCTGCGATGATGAGGCAGAACATCCAGGCATACTTGCGTCCGCGCCTGTCCATGACGTGCCCCATGTAGAGCGCGATCAAGAACTCGGCGGCATACACGAACATCCCCATCACCCCGAGCATCGAGGAAGAGATGCTCAGATCCGCCGTGATGTCGGCGATCGTGAGGTTGAACAGGTTCGTGTCGTACGCCGCGAGAGCCCAGCCGAAGAGCGCGACGATGATGAGATAGATGATGTAGTGCCGTTCTTGTTTTTCCTCGGAGTTGCCCGAGTCCTGCCCCTCGTCGGCAGCCAGAGCCGCTGCCCGGGAGATTCCTGCCTGCGAATCCACGTTGACCCCTTTCGAGCAATCAGGACACCGCTGCGACCTCGCAGCCCCCATGTCCAAGCACCGTTGCGTGTGTCAGCGTAGAACGATCGTTCAGAGTGGTCAACCGGTTGACCTGTATTTGTGGCGACAGGCTCTCCCCAGTGACTGTGTTCAGTTGAGTTGCTGTCGGTTGTGGCTATGGGACTATCAGGCAGACGCACCGCGCCGAGACGGTTCCGCTTCTTCCCGGGTTTCCGCGAGACTCGCCTCCGTGAACTGGGCGAGCCGCTCAGCTGCCGTCCGCATGTGCTCGGCCATTGCCTTCGCGGCCCCATCCGGATCGGCTGCCCGAATCGCACGCAGCACTGCCGCGTGCTCCTCCTGCGCGGTCTGCATCTCGGTGACCGTCCGCACCTGCCGTTCGATCCACACACGGAGCAGCGCCCTGACCGTGGAGCCGAGGTACGACAGGATCGTGTTGTCGGCAAGTCGGCTGAGTTCGATGTGGAAGCGCTGGTCGGCAGACACGTAGGCGTCGACGTCCCCACTCACGACAGCTGCTGCCTGATCGTCGACCGTCTCACTCAGGGCGGTCAGGTCGGGGGCCGGGTCAAGGCCAGCGACGATGGTCGCGCACTTCACCTCGAGCGCGTCGCGCACGTCGAACAGTTCACCCAGTGAGTCCCGCTCGAGCAGCAACCCCCAGGCGAGCGTCCGGGGCAGCACCTCGGAGGTCGGCGAACGAACGTACGTACCTGATCCGGGGAGCACCTCGACGACACCGAGGATCTCGAGGGTCGCGAGCGCCTCTCGCACAGCGGAACGTCCCACATTGAGTGTCTCCGCGAGCTGGCGCTCCGATGGCAGCCGTTCCCCCACCCCGAGCTGACCCGAGGAGATCGCTGCGAGCACCATCTGTGCGGTCCGGGCCGATGGCGAGTTGCCGACGACAACGGAGCTGACATCCGGCAGCGCACCCTCGGCCTCGTCCCTCCAGGGCGACTCGCCCATGCCACCAATCCTCACGGGTCAATGGTACGAGCGCTTCGTCCGTAGTCGTTCGACCTGCCCCGCCGCGTCGCCACACCGAGGCACGCACGGATTGCCGCAGGTGCGTAAGGTTGGGACGTGGCGTTGATGATGGAGTCCCTGGGACTGGCCCCAACGTATGTCGACTACCAGGTCGGCCTCCGCGCGCAGGAACGCGTCCACAACGAGGTGCAGCGGGGCGCGCGGGACGACACGGTGCTGTTCTGTGAGCACGAGCCGGTCTACACCGCAGGACGCCAGGCACGCCCCGATGAGTACCCCTGGGACGGTACCCCCGTCGTGGAGATACCCCGTGGGGGCAAGGTCACCTGGCACGGCCCGGGTCAACTCGTCGCCTACCCCATCGTCCGGCTGGCGATTCCCCTCAACGCGGTGAAATACGTGCGCGCTCTGGAAGGCATCATCATGGACGTCCTGTCGGACCTCGGCGTCCACTCCA
It includes:
- a CDS encoding FadR/GntR family transcriptional regulator: MGESPWRDEAEGALPDVSSVVVGNSPSARTAQMVLAAISSGQLGVGERLPSERQLAETLNVGRSAVREALATLEILGVVEVLPGSGTYVRSPTSEVLPRTLAWGLLLERDSLGELFDVRDALEVKCATIVAGLDPAPDLTALSETVDDQAAAVVSGDVDAYVSADQRFHIELSRLADNTILSYLGSTVRALLRVWIERQVRTVTEMQTAQEEHAAVLRAIRAADPDGAAKAMAEHMRTAAERLAQFTEASLAETREEAEPSRRGASA
- a CDS encoding MFS transporter; the encoded protein is MDSQAGISRAAALAADEGQDSGNSEEKQERHYIIYLIIVALFGWALAAYDTNLFNLTIADITADLSISSSMLGVMGMFVYAAEFLIALYMGHVMDRRGRKYAWMFCLIIAGIFTGLTFFVQGFWTLVLVRSIASGFANAELAVSVTLVNEEVPAKRRGMLYSIVQSGYTVGVFMASGMYLLVSGLGWRSVFLFGVLPLILVAVARGKVRESPRFLHMKALREALASGDEETVTRLQGERNVNVEELAKGKFYQLFDKEGGVKRTAVTMSVTWLLYGMSYVATNIYLAYWMTEVKGWSSARVASLLLVGGAAGVLFYIVGGLLGEKYGRRNVLIGSAVCIPPLALLILLSGSDSVLLVAIFLLYQATNGTWSGVGYTYQAEVYPTRVRALGVGWMSAMLVGGFMLGSLIWACLTAVVSLETTWLVIAVGLGAAQAASTFFLPRVEPGMELEEIAA
- a CDS encoding MFS transporter, whose protein sequence is MFFINFLDRTAISFAAPHGLRDDLGLSAAQFGFASGVFFIGYIILEIPSNLALHKFGARKWLARIMVTWGIVAVLFTWVQSAVQLYWLRFLLGVMEAGFFPGAILFLSMWVPARHRAKILGLFYIAQPLTTAIGAPLAGLLIQLHGLFGLDGWRVMFLGVGLPAIVVGILALVILKDHPGEAHWLTSEEQGWLTSELAREAAQTEAVHKVGLAETFRNGRVWALSFVYFGFIYGLYALSFFLPTIVNGFREQLGDLSATQEGLITGAPYVVAAVVLYLWSRKVQKDGLKVWHIVLPAFVGAVSIPTALFVQGNPLVTMVFVALTACSIFAVLPNFWTLPTQFLTGAAAAAGTALINTVGNIAGFSAGYITGWLKDLTGGYIVPMFVVGGVMAISGLILVSLRGVDARRGGRKGTTTDSADEVAIA
- the lipB gene encoding lipoyl(octanoyl) transferase LipB; this translates as MMESLGLAPTYVDYQVGLRAQERVHNEVQRGARDDTVLFCEHEPVYTAGRQARPDEYPWDGTPVVEIPRGGKVTWHGPGQLVAYPIVRLAIPLNAVKYVRALEGIIMDVLSDLGVHSTRVEGRTGVWLPADDRGPERKIAAIGIHISKWITMHGLALNCNNDLRPFGRIIPCGIEDAGVTSISQELGREITPADVIERLQLGFRSSAALHELLAQSRPEQPRPEKVA